In the genome of Siniperca chuatsi isolate FFG_IHB_CAS linkage group LG14, ASM2008510v1, whole genome shotgun sequence, the window TTCCTTCTGTTGATTACAGGCAATATGCTGAGTCATCTCGATGAGGTGAAAACAGTAACGGTGCTTCCAGTCGACCCGCTCCTGCCCCAAGAGGAGAGCCTGGTCGGCCCCGGTGAGGAGGAGGGCGACCCCCCTGCTGCTCGACCCGGCCCCAAGAGAGGGCAGGGCCGAGGAAGGAGAGCTAAAGGACGCAGGCCTGGAGCTACAGCAACCGCAAGCAAAAACAAAggtgagaaagaaaacacagtcaGGCTTGAGCAGAAACATCTAGCCTGACATCAGCTTAAAAATAGTTCCTTGTAATATACTTTGCTTAAGTATATCTCAGAGATATACTTAATGTTTGATCTACTTTCTGGACTCAATTTGTGGAGAACACCATGACATCATCGATAAACATCGGGGTTTGTGTCAGTCCACGAAAGAGCAAAAGTTTCTCGGGAGACTTTATATCCTGTACTGACATTCGTCAATCATACAGTCAGAAATTCatcacagtaaaaacaaagataCTAGTTATTCCACTGTGGTTTGATTTCACAATACAATGCagccacacacagaaaacatagCAGATACAGCTCCCACTTTTCTTTCCTGCACCATCACCGTCACTCTGTCTTTATGCCTGTGTAACACATAATTCTGAGCTAAACAAGTTGCAACAGGCTCAGGCACATTCTGCAGAGGCTGTCGGATGGCATTCAGGGAAAATGTTCTGCTGTTCTCTAAAATCTAACTGAAGAAGTAGGAGGAGGAGCCGCTTCATGAGAAGTGACACTTAAAATTCTTCCTGTAATCCAGAATCACAGTATCTAATCTTGCACACAGGTAACAGAGCACAGCTTTATGTCTGTTTCGTTTTAGCCGTGCCAGCGGCGTGGCCCTGGGGTGGTATTGTCTCAGTCGGCCAgtccgccactttggtccagactgatttatctacaactattggatggattgtcatgaaatttggtacaaacattcatgtcctcctcaggattaattgtaactagaagggcactcggagagcgcagacctccgccaaggccaatagtccagtcttctatgatatgcaaatctgcaagcgcaaccactgtatatatctggatatatttccaaaactattagaattaaggtatgtcaaaatatggtcGTGCCTAGCTGAAGCCTCATCATCCCGGCTCACAATTGACCCATCTCGCAATGTTAACGAAAGTGAGAAATAATTTGTGTATCTGCCCCATGATTCGGATCCACTCCAAAATTGAATGGGTTCTTCCTTCCAGTAGTTTTTctgtaatcctgctgacagacaaacaaacaaacagaatataggtaaatatgtattattatcaGATTTATATTCATTTCAAGCATCGATATCAGTATTGGGCTCAGAAATCCGTATCAGTTGGACCCTTATTACCACCCGACGCTGCGTCTGCTGTATATTTCTCTTTGACATTGGATTCCTGATGTGTGCAGAAGTGAAGCCCCCAGTGGAGAGCTCGGAGCCGGTGGCCTcggaggcagcagcagcagcagcagagagcagcagcctGCTGAGCACTCCAGACAGTGGGGCTGTCCTGAAGAGACACAAAGCCAGAGAGCACAAGAGGGTGTACCGCTGCTCCCTCTGCAACAAGGTCTTCCAGAACAGCAGCAACCTCAACAGACACATCCGATCTCATGGTACATGGAGATTTGAAAAGCTACTTTTTGCTTTCAAGACAGTGTTGAATTCATTATCTCTTTCTGAGACATCatataaattcaaataaagttaaattgGGAGTTACTGGATATATATAATCTAACAAATTCTTGTATATTGTCCCAGGTGATAAGCTGTTCAAATGTGATGAATGTGACAAGTTGTTCAGCCGCAAGGAGAGTCTAAAGCAGCACATCTCTTATAAGCACAGCAAGAACGTGGTGAGTAACACTCCAAACTGTAACCTCGGGAGTTTTTACTTACCCTGCTAGTTCGTGTGTTTATGTCTTCTTTTTATGTGCTCCCAACAGCCTGACCAGGagtacaaatataaatgcaacACGTGTGAGAAATCCTTTCGCCTGGAAAATGCCTTAAAGTTCCATAACTGCCGGACAGGTAGGatagtcttttctttgtttagtaTGAAGTAATCTccttgtttttccctttttttttttttttttttttgaaaatgtttctgatcACATTTCTGCCAGGTCTTATCCTGTTGGAGTTAATTCATtccatcttctcctctctccagaCGACAAGACGTTCCAGTGCGATATCTGCTCGCGGTTCTTCTCCACCAACAGCAACCTTTCCAAGCACAAGAAGAAGCACGGCGAGAAGCTCTATTCCTGTGAAATCTGCAACAAGATGTTCTACCGCAAAGACGTGATGCAGGAGCACCACAGGAGGCACGGTGTGGGTGAGTCCCACAAGAGCAGAGAGCAAGGcttcattttggtttttgttagGCTTAGTTTCAGGTATTATTTTCGGTAAGGGCAATGTAGGAGAAAATTGTCACTTTGTGTGGAATATTTACATCTTGCATCATTCACAAGAAAAACTTGGGAGTGGATCAAATTCCTATAATACAGAACTGCACAGAGGTCCAACTTGCATCAAACTACGCCTTTAGTTGCATGtcaccatattttttttttttctgttgagcGTTTAAGCTCTTTGCTGAATGTAAACCACAATGCATTCTGGACAGGACCAAAGCACATGAAGAGAGAGGAGCTGGAGGCCAACGGAGAAGAAGGGACCAAGTACAGGAAGGAGCCGTCACCCTGTCCCATCTGTGGCAAGGTGAGCACTCTGCACAGCAGCAAAGATTAACGCCACTTACGGCAGCAGCTCAAATAACTGCCCATAAATCCTGTTCAGAAGTACTTCATCGGTGCGTGCGTatgcgtgtttgtgtgcacaggTGTTCTCCTGTAGGAGTAACATGAACAAGCATCTGTTGACTCACGGTGATAAGAAGTATACCTGTGAGATCTGCGCTCGCAAGTTCTTCCGCGTGGACGTCCTTCGGGATCACATTCACGTTCACTTCAAGGTGAGACAGTGCAGAGTGGAGGCAGCATTTCTCTATCGCTCCCATTCAGCAGCCTCATTTCTCAGTTTCTTGCTCATGTAGGTGTGTCACCATCGAGTGATAAGGCACAGGCATGGGGGCTCACAGAAGAATTGTCCTATGTTTGACTTATATCTCCAAAACACAATATGACTCTCAGCACCTACTGTGTTTGTACTTATTTGTGCAGACAAAGTAGATAAATTAGAAAACCTTTTCTGGAATGTGGCATGATGTCAGGTAGTGGCGCATATTTCCCATTCAACTAATCAATaagggaattttttttttttaaaggaaatttttaaatcaagttcCACCAGTTACTCAGTCAATGTCGCCTTTAATACAGCAGTGTATCCTGGTTTCCAATTCTCTTTGattcaacaaacaacaacaaatcatcCAGAAATCCAGTGTATCTAGTTATACACTCATTGcatttcaaacatatttttccacaaaaatattGCTACAGAATACTTCCGCAATGCACAAACATTTTACAAGCCTCTGCCTGCATATGCACTGAATTAAAGAGCCTCCTCTGGTCCTTTCGTTGTCCAGGAGTTCTGCTGAGTTGTAGCTCACTCATCAGCTACCACGACACTTGACGTTTACAGGGTTTGGATAGCCAATGAAAATGCAATGTAATGTCAGCTTTGTCACCTGCCGTTCCAGGCTATGGAGGGGGAGTAGTGATGTATTCCTTTAGCGTGGAGGGGCTAGCAGCGTCGCCATGGATAAGACTAAAATGCCCAAAATGCACCATGTTAGATGAAAAAGTGGTAGATGTCACTATGGTTATTAAATAAGCCTTGGATCATACAAGTTTCATTAAATTAGGTTTTGGCACCCCGTCTGGATCTTAGCTGTAATTGAGTTGAATCATTTCAAAGAGTTCTTTTTGTTCCAGGACATAGCCTTAATGGatgagcaggagagagagggctTCATCAAGAAGATCGGCATTTCAGCAGGCGACAGCGACGAAACGGACGacgatgatgaagaggaagatgatgCTGAGCACCACAAGTATAACTGCAAGAAATGTCAAGTAAGCTTTGTTCTGACAGGCATGGAGATGGCCTGCAGACttcaacacacactgtaaattcTTTATCTGAACCCACTTATTAACTTACTAATAACAGTTCAGAGAGTTTGTCTGGTACAAAGCACATTTtagaatagaaaatgttttgtctttcccCAGTTATGTTGAGCAGTTTGTTCACGAACATGCTCAAGGCTGTTTCAAAAGGAATCAAAACTATGTCgacagatttgtttttcactcaCAGTCTCACTCAAATTCACGAGCTCCCTACTTCTGTGTCTCTAGCTGTCATTTGCAAAGGGCAGGGAGTACCTGAAGCACATCATGGAGCAGCACAAGGAGAGAGGCTACGGCTGCGGGATCTGTAACCGACGCTTCGCACTGAAGGCCACATACAATGCTCACCTGGTCATCCACAGAGAGCAGCTGCCTGACCCTGCTGTGCAGAAGTAAGACTACAGGAAGCGTTCCACCTCTCATTTCTGGTTGTGGTTTTTATGTCCAATCAAGGATGGAGACAAGAATGTCAGCTGAGGTCTGTTGTATGCTGATTGTACAAAGTATTACAGACACTTTTTTTGAAGTGTGCTGATGAGGAGAGTCCATGTGGAAACCATGAACCCTTTTTATTCccttttaaatatatactgaTCACAAAAGAGGAGATGgagataaagagaaacagaTGTGTTAGAGAAGTAATTTGAGTGCAGCTGCAACTAAATATTAGGAATGTGTTGCTAATCATTTGTGAGAAGGTTCAGGTCAGGATGTATAAGAGCACAAGTTACTGCAATACTGTGGCTAAAAGTAAATGgtctgatataaaacagaaagggtaatttcaaagtgaaatatgaaattaaCAAGCTTGCAGTACGAAGTAATAATTTGAAATCTGCCCATCTGTCCTAAGGTACATCCATCCATGTGAAATTTGTGGCCGAATCTTCAATAGTATTGGTAACCTGGAAAGGCACAAGATCATCCACACTGGTGAGCAGCTGCCTGGTTCTCTGTatgaaatgtttgtcatttgtcCCCTTATGTGTGTGATCCTGTCTCTTCCATTGTTGATGGATTCTCTTGTGTGGTTTTAAGTGTTTCTACATGAAGCACAATGGTAGTGTGGGACTTACTCGGTTTTCACTCAGTAAGTTGAATAGCTCAACCTCCATGAGCTACTTCCATGCCACTTGTACGAGACATGCATAGGCCAGTTTTTATGAAAGGGTTTTATACAATTTCAAAAGGTTTTTGCCTTTATGTTGATGGGACATTCTGAGCCTtagaaatgtcaaaacattcaTTGACCAAAAAAGCTAATGAATTTGTCACGCCTattatactttttcttacttCTCTTTGGGATAAACATGTTTTGAGTACATACTGTTATAAGTATAAAGTTGCCATGGGGTTAGTGAGTTAGCTGTGAGTTAACTTGAGCCCTGTTTTTGGCAGTATTGTGTACATTGTGCCAGATTTTCACCATGAAAATTCatgctgaattagctattagcagttcctgtttgcactgtagTTTTGatattacttttgatactgaagaCAACTTCCAAACATGAAGATTAGATTGTAATATatcctgtctgtgtgttcagagttTGACACAAATTGCATCAATCGGGTGCAAATTTCGCCTCAAGATTATGTACACCTCATATATGCATTACAAGGGCAAGATGCCAGAGTGAAAAATGTATGAGATTAGATAGAGAAAGAACAAGGtaaatattttgacattaaaaactTTGACATATATTTGGTATAACGTGTAACAGAAAAGGAGTCTacacaagataaaaacacagaaaagcatttatttcatttgagcgtctgcgtgtgtgtttgtttgatcatCCAGGGGTGAAGAGCCACAGCTGTGATAAGTGTGACAAATCATTTGCAAGGAAGGACATGCTGAAGGAGCACCTCAGGGTTCACGATGACATCCGAGACTTCCTGTGTGCAGAATGCGGGAAAGGTCAGGTCCTCACTGCTGCGTCACGCGCCATTACTATTTTCTTCTCACTCTGCAAACAGCATGTTGAACATACAATAGTTGATGTTTGGATCATCGCCATCTTGAGTAAATGTTTACCTGTGCAGGCATGAAGACCAAGCACGCTCTGAGGCACCACATGAAGCTTCACAAGGGCATCAAAGAGTACGAGTGTAAGGAGTGTAACCGAAAGTTTGCCCAAAAGGTCAACATGCTGAAACACTACAAGAGACATACGGGTGAGTTAAAATGAGTGTGTTACAGATTCATAAAAGGTGTAAGAAAATAAGTGCTTTCAATAAATAGTGTCATAAATAGACAACTATAGGTGGGATTGCTACATGTGCATTTTCACCCTAAGTGACATCCACAGTGCCAGCCTCACAGAAAGTACATCATGTTGCCGTTTGTCCTAATGTGTGTTTATTCTGGTGACCCTTTGCCTGCAGGTATAAAGGACTTCATGTGTGAGCTGTGTGGAAAGACGTTCAGTGAGAGGACAACTCTAGAAACACACAAGCTCATCCACACAGGCAAGTGTCTCGTGTCAGGCCACAATAAAACCAGGCTGATACACACTTACGCTGACGATTACAAGCAGAACACTGGTGcctgtgctttttttcccccctctgtgtTCAGAGCTGAAAAAATTGAGTGGTTTATGGTTAGACAAGCACTGATTCTGCAGCCTATaaatagtaaaaagaaaaagttgaaGGCTGGAAGGGGGATTGGTTggggacagagagggggaaTGACAGCAGCCCAGAAACTGACAGAagataaaatatgtaatatgtatcagataagtcaaaaatataacatcaataaatcatacTGTTAgttcaataattaaaatggagtgTAACAGTAGCTAAAGCATTTTAGGAAGTAAGCTAACGCTAACAAAGTTAGCTAGCTGACACTAATGAGAAGTTCACAGATACACCATACTTCTATCTCTTCCATTACCTGTTACTGTAAACCTGTTCATTTCAATGAAGTGTTCCAGCAACTGTCAGCCAAACAGCGAGACGCACTGTAATTAATGGTTAGAAAGAAACCTTGATTGGTGCCCCTGGTATAATAAAAGGGAaatggattttctttttaagtgCACGTCTCTATTCTTCTTCCAGGACCTTAATGGAAATAAGTCATGGGCAGTTTTAGGGCTCCATAGTAAAGACTGTCTGAGGGGAAAGGAAATGCTTAGgtcaaaactgtaaatgtaataaactCCCACCAGTAGTCTGCAAAGTGTTTACAGAAGTGCATTTAGAATGCTGGTCTGACCTGGGTTCCCTCTTTCTCACTGCAGTGGGTAAGACGTGGACATGTGCTACGTGCGATAAGAAGTACCTGACAGAGTACATGCTGCAGAAGCATGTCCACCTGACTCATGAGAAGGTGGAAGCCCAGTCGTGTCACCTCTGTGGGACCAAGGTGTCCACGCGCGCTTCTATGAACCGACATCTGCGACGCAAACACCCTGAGGTGAGTCCGAACGGTCATGTCGGGGAAACGACCCACGTGTTTTACCACCCAGGCCACTTGCTGAAATGTCATTGTTCTCCTTCATGCCTCTAGGTGGTGTCTGTAAGAATTGATGAGTTTGATGACCTTCAGGAAACTTCGACAATCAATGATTCGTCTATCAGCATTGTGCAGGTTAGATTTTTAGACTTTAGTATGTTTGATTgcacacaaaatatacagtgGAACTGtcagagtgcaaatataaaaagttCCTGTTTATTCACAGTGTGAGCTATGAATCAGGCACACACTTAATGCATAGTGTTACTGCCTCTACTGACTATCCTAGCATTACTATGACTCCCTTTGCACCTGGTATTACATGCAACCTGtgtgacatgtttgtgtttacagaagggcaaaatgaataaaatctagATGTAAAGTGTACcctgtcactgtctgtctgttctcctCAGCCCACTCTGACCCTGGAAAAAGATGGCATGCCTCAGGAGAGGCCCAGCCGACTTTCCCGACACCCCAAGAAGAAGCATCGAGTTCAGGCTGAGCCGGAGCTTTCTGAGTCGGACGAATATGTTGATTTCACCGAGCCGAGGCACGAACCCATGGCAGAATTCAACGCCGTCATCGTCGGTGATGAGACTGAGACGAGCTCTGCTGTGCAGAGTATCCAACAGGTAGATATGAAGATTTTCacaaaagttgttgttttactgCCATAATAACAGGTCcaatctctttttatttttttcaaagacCACAAGAAATGGGCTGAAGTTTTGCTTGCTGACGTGCCAAATGCCCAGAGACAGCAGCTGACCACACCTTGCTGATGGCAAgcagaataaatacaaatgcacaGAAGCAGTGATGATGTACATGTGTTGTAGAATAATGCTATCACCATTGTGGCTCTGTAATACTAGGAgcttgcttttctttttgttgttttgttcgtGGTAGTAAAGAGCTATAAGAAGTGATCATGTGATAATTGAATAAAACCTAAATGGggttaaaatgtaataaaactcATAAAATGACAGATAATGTCATAACATCACACTTATCACATTATTcagaaatgatgatgatgatgataacacACTATGTAGCACCTTTGCAGCAGCTGAACAGAGCAAACAAGacattaataaatacagtaaaactgcagaaagaaaaggaaaataaatcagtcatataaacaaaataattatgatTAATATTGTAATATCTGGAAGAAGCAATGTCTGAAGTCAAGTAATTTTTTAATCGGTTAGTATTATTAAATCATCGAGAATGGATTACATCCCATATTAAGTCATAATTGACAGTTATAGTAATGTGATGTTACAACACTTGACCTGATGATTATTACATTTAACAGATTTGAATAAATTGTTCATCCATTACATTATCCAACAGATATTTCAATATCTGTGTAACTGTAAACAAATGTGGTTTGCGCAGTAGTTCTCctagcttaaaaaaaaaaggctagaATTTTTTGgagatataaaaaaacaaatccaaaaaagTATTTGATTGAAATTTGATCGAGATCATCCATCCGTAAAAAATCTGCTCTGATCCATAATCTAAtcgacctgctgctgctgtttcaggtGGTGGTCCTGGCCGACCCCAGTGCTCCGTCAGTCTCCTCACCCAACAACTCGGTGGGGCTGACCAACATCACCGTCACGCCCATCACCAGCCACGCCCCCGCCCAGTTCACCAGCCTGCAGCCCGTAGCCGTGGGCCACCTCACAGCTAGCGACCGGCCCCTCAGCCTGGACAACTCTATCCTCACCGTCACCTTCGACACCGTCAGCGGCTCCGCCATGCTCCACAACCGGCCAGCTGAACTCATCCCAGAGACGGTGGGTCCCGGCGGGGGCGCGGCACCCCAGTCAGTCGCCCACTTCATCAACGTCACCACTCTGGTCAACCCCATGGGCCACCAGCTGGAGCCCCCGACTCTGGCCTGGAGGCCTGTACCGGCGGCTGAAGGCAGCCAGGTCACCCCCGTGGTGGAGGGGGCTCAGGGGGAGAGTCAGGAGGCCCAGAATCAGGGCCCGGAGCCAGGCCGGCCCGTCCAGAGCCAGCCGCCCACCCCGCAGCAGAGCGGCGCCGCACAGCAGATGTTCAGCTACTAGAGCAGAGACTGGAGGTGCTGGTCACCTCACGCTCACGGACATTGTTATATAGTAGAGTAGATTTTATCAAAATGTACAAAGCTTTGATCACTGTCACCCAGATGCCTCTCCAGCCCCATGGAAGTGAATGAAattgtaatgatttttttcttttttatacgAACAAAACAAAGTGGCTgttaataattaacataatattttaaaaaaagagagaaatggtaCATTTAGCCAAAATCATTGACACTCCTCTGGAAGATTTACATTTCAAACCAAAGCAACGTTGAATATTCAAATGCCTTACCAgccttttaaaaacatgcatgttTTCAAGATAAATCTCGCTCgtaaaatgtaatgtgaaaattTACCAACCTGAAAAAGAAGACACATTTAGTGCAGTCAACAGTTTAAGTGAAAGCACTTCTGCCAGGTTATGTGATAAGTAATGGTTGACTCACtcatgaaatgttatttttgaatgCTGTAAACAAGTTGTTGAACTGTCTGGAAAAAATACTGGAAGAGTTTTTGTActgttatttttaaacaaaataccTCTTTAAAATGGttgttcttttttgtctttatataaATTCTGGGTACATTTCAGCACCAAGGTTTTTCTAAATCGCAGCGCAAATGCCATCTGAAACCATTTGTCTCGGTCTGTTTATAGCAATGTGACCATCTGTCCCCGATCTCCTCAGATCTCAGACCAGCGAGCCTGTTGGTCCTCCAGTCGGTCAGAAGCTGATTGCTTTTCTGCAAACAGCACAACATGAGTGTAACACACATGATCAGTAAGGGCatacatatctgtgtgtgtgtgtgtgcgtgtgtgtgtgctgctgccaATGCattaatgaaacaaataaatcagtgaTGGGGACATATCCTCCAGAGatacaaaatcaaaacagatcATGGCATCGGAACATGAATCAAACTTCCATTCcaatctattaaaaaaaaatagtaacaATAATCAGCAACAACATGGAAGAAAAATATTAGGTTGTCACATGAAGAGTACAAatacttaaaagaaaaaactgctCTTTTCACAAACTGCCTATCGAATCAGCATCCCATCCAGATTTAGAAAatcaacaaatcctcacatctgagaattttctaaatatgaaagaaaaagatcTC includes:
- the prdm15 gene encoding PR domain zinc finger protein 15 isoform X4 → MHAPTVGIMAEQTPDEFIWCEDCGQYHDSECPELGPLVTVQDSFVLSRARSSLPNSLEIRHVADGEEGVFVLRRLVKRTRFGPFEAKRVPHLEKEGAFPLKIFQKDGVVVCFDSSSEEDCNWMMLVRPATDHKHQNLTAYQQDDGVYFNTSQDVLPGTELRVWYGAFYAKKMEKSMLRPPLQPPPPPPADVMSSSAKTETSAKTGAHVPPVAEENNAGNMLSHLDEVKTVTVLPVDPLLPQEESLVGPGEEEGDPPAARPGPKRGQGRGRRAKGRRPGATATASKNKEVKPPVESSEPVASEAAAAAAESSSLLSTPDSGAVLKRHKAREHKRVYRCSLCNKVFQNSSNLNRHIRSHGDKLFKCDECDKLFSRKESLKQHISYKHSKNVPDQEYKYKCNTCEKSFRLENALKFHNCRTDDKTFQCDICSRFFSTNSNLSKHKKKHGEKLYSCEICNKMFYRKDVMQEHHRRHGVGPKHMKREELEANGEEGTKYRKEPSPCPICGKVFSCRSNMNKHLLTHGDKKYTCEICARKFFRVDVLRDHIHVHFKDIALMDEQEREGFIKKIGISAGDSDETDDDDEEEDDAEHHKYNCKKCQLSFAKGREYLKHIMEQHKERGYGCGICNRRFALKATYNAHLVIHREQLPDPAVQKYIHPCEICGRIFNSIGNLERHKIIHTGVKSHSCDKCDKSFARKDMLKEHLRVHDDIRDFLCAECGKGMKTKHALRHHMKLHKGIKEYECKECNRKFAQKVNMLKHYKRHTGIKDFMCELCGKTFSERTTLETHKLIHTVGKTWTCATCDKKYLTEYMLQKHVHLTHEKVEAQSCHLCGTKVSTRASMNRHLRRKHPEVVSVRIDEFDDLQETSTINDSSISIVQPTLTLEKDGMPQERPSRLSRHPKKKHRVQAEPELSESDEYVDFTEPRHEPMAEFNAVIVGDETETSSAVQSIQQVVVLADPSAPSVSSPNNSVGLTNITVTPITSHAPAQFTSLQPVAVGHLTASDRPLSLDNSILTVTFDTVSGSAMLHNRPAELIPETVGPGGGAAPQSVAHFINVTTLVNPMGHQLEPPTLAWRPVPAAEGSQVTPVVEGAQGESQEAQNQGPEPGRPVQSQPPTPQQSGAAQQMFSY